Proteins from a single region of Bos indicus x Bos taurus breed Angus x Brahman F1 hybrid chromosome 29, Bos_hybrid_MaternalHap_v2.0, whole genome shotgun sequence:
- the SVIP gene encoding small VCP/p97-interacting protein: protein MGLCFPCPTEASPPSPDLEEKRAKLAEAAERRQKEAASRGILNVRSVEEKRKKKEKIEKEMATSGPPPEGGLRWTVS from the exons ATGGGGCTGTGTTTTCCCTGTCCCACCGAGGCCTCGCCTCCCTCGCCGGACCTG gaagaaaaaagagcaaagctTGCAGAGGCTGCGGAGAGAAGACAGAAGGAg GCTGCATCTCGGGGTATTCTGAATGTTCGGTctgtggaagaaaagagaaagaaaaaggaaaaaatagaaaaagaaatggctacATCTGGACCCCCACCAGAAGGTGGACTTAGA tgGACAGTTTCATAA